A region of the Peredibacter starrii genome:
TGGAAAGGTTATGTGGATGGTGGAACTCATATCATCCGTCAGTTTTCTTTCCTGGGTAACGATCGTGTGATTATTAGAACTAACTGCGAATTGTAAGATATAAAAAAAATGGGGCCCTTTTGGGCCCCTTTTTTTTTAGTTAAGATTTTCAATGACTGTTGCAACACCTTGACCAAGACCAATACACATTGTGGCCAGACCATACTTCTTGTTATTACTACGAAGTTGGTGGGCAAGTGTACCAGTGATACGAGCACCTGAACATCCAAGTGGGTGACCAAGAGCAATCGCACCACCGTTAAGGTTTACCTTTTTATCCATAACATCAAGTAGACCAAGATCTTTAATTACTGGAAGCGACTGAGCAGCGAAGGCTTCGTTTAGTTCGATGATGTCCATCTGATCCATCTTAAGTCCTGCGCGCTCCAGGGCCTTTCTAGAAGAGGCCACCGGGCCGTATCCCATGATTGATGGCTCACAACCAGTGCTCGCCATAGAAACGATTCTTGCCATTGGTTTCAGGCCAAGGGCCTTCGCCTTATCTTCAGACATGATGATCACAGCAGATGCACCATCAGAAAGGGCAGAAGAGTTACCGGCCGTAACTGTACCATTCTTCGGATCGAAAACAGCTGGAAGCTTACCAAGAGTTTCAACCGTTGTTTCAGGACGAATGACTTCATCAATCGAGATCATTGAAGGCACGCCCAGATCGTCGTGACCAGGAGTTGCAACCATCTCATCTTTAAAGCGACCTTTTAGAGTTGCTTCGTGAGCTTTACGGTGAGAAGCAGCGGCGAATTCATCTTGTTGAAGACGAGTGATCCCGTGCATACGGCCAAGAAGTTCAGCTGTCAGACCCATCGAGCCCGCGCCCTTAGAAGTTGTCTTCGCTAGAGCAGGGTTAAAATCCACTCCATAAGTCATTGGCACGTGACCCATATGTTCGACACCACCACAAAGGAAAATGTCACCTTGGCCCGACCAGATGCCTTGAACGGCCATATGGATGGCAGTCATTGAAGAACCACACAGTCGGTTCACGGTTTGGGCCGAAACAGTCTTAGGGATATCTGTTAGAAGTTGAGCATTACGACCGATGTTGTAACACTGCTCAAGTGTCTGCTGAACACATCCCCAGATGATGTCTTCGATTTCAGCAGGGTTAACATTTGAGTTACGTTTTAGAATTTCACGCATTAGGTGGGCCGAAAGTTCTTCAGCGCGAACGAAACGGAAATTACCCGCTTTCGATCTTGCCATCGGCGTTCTTACTGCATCAATAATTACTGCATTCTTCATATACTTTACCTCTTAATAATAAGTTTTGTTTTCCGCTGCCAGACCTTTCATGAATGGCGTGAAGTCATACATGTGGCCGATTGATTGATACTTCTTAGACTCTTCTTCAAGTTTTTTTAGTCCAATCGTGTCAGCATACTTAAGGGCACCAGCGCGGAATGGAGGGAATCCAAGACCAAGAAGAAGACCCATGTCCACTTCCACTGGAGTGTTTACAATCTTATCTTCCAGACAACGAGATGATTCAACGATCATAGGGATCATCATACGCATGATGATTTCTTCGTCTGTGATATCAATTTGTTTTTTCACCGCTGTCTTAATCAGTTCATAAACCGCAGGGTTAACTTTTTTAACTGGTTTACCTTTTTTATCGATTTCATACTCGTAGAAACCAACACCGTTCTTCTGACCGAAGCGCTTATTCTCATACATCACTTCCATGATGGTCTTCGATGTATAGGCCATGCGATCAGGGAAAGCGTCGGCCATAATTTTCGCCGCGTGAACTCCTGTATCGATACCAACGACGTCGAGAAGGTACGCCGGACCCATTGGCCAGCCGAATTTTTCCATCACTTTATCGATGCGTTGGAAATCCACACCATCTTCGATCAAGTGAGCAAAGCCCTTGAAGTAAGGGAATAGAATTCTGTTCACCAGGAAGCCCGCGCAGTCGTTAACAACGATTGGCGTTTTACCCATCTGAACAGCATAGTTAACTGCTTGAGCGATTGTTTCTTCCGAACTCTTCGCACCACGGATGATCTCAACCAAAGGCATTCGGTGAACTGGGTTAAAGAAGTGCATACCGCAGAATTTATCCGGACGAGCAAGGCCTTCAGCTAGTTTTGTGATTGAGATGGTTGAAGTGTTAGAAGCAAGAACTGTATCAGCAGATGTGGATTTCTCGACCTCAGCAAGAACTGATTTCTTCACTTTCTCATTCTCAACGACAGCTTCAACCACGAATTGAGTGGCCCCAAAGTCAGCGTAAGAAAGCGTTGGAGTAATTTGTGCAATAACTTTTGCCATTTTCTCCGGAGTCATTTTTTTACGTTCAACTTCTTTAAGAAGAAGTTTACCAGCTTCGTTCATACCAAGATCAAGTTGCTCGTGCTTAATATCTTTCATCAGCACTGGAGTTCCAGTTGAAGCTGATTGATAAGCAATACCGCCACCCATGATACCAGCACCAAGAACCGCGCCCATCTGAGTTGGTTTAGCGTTCTTTGTTACAGATTTTGAAACTTTTTTAAGATACTGATCACCAAGGAAGACTTGAGTTAAGCATTCCGCTGTTTTTGTTTTAGCACAAACAGCGAATGTCTCACCTTCAAGAGCAAGTGCCTCATCGCGATTCATACGAGCGGCCTTTTGCATGGTCTCAACTGCTTTAACTGGAGCAGGATAGTTAGGGCCGGCCATCGCAGCAACAAATGCTTTAGAGCCATCAAAGCTCATGGCCGATTCGATTTTATCTAACTTAAGAGGAGATTTCTTCTGATTAACGCGCGCTTGCCAATCCATCTCACCAGCAATTGCTTTCTCAATAAGCTTGATACCAGCTTCTTCCAGACGAGCGTCTTCGATAATACCGTCAATCGCACCAAATTTAAGAGCTTCTTCCGCTTTGTAGTGTTTAGCACCTGTGATCCATTCAATAGCGTGATCTGCACCGACCAGACGAGGAAGACGAACCGTGCCACCCCATCCAGGAATGATTCCAAGTTTTGTTTCAGGAAGACCCATTGCTGCTTTAGGCGATGCAAGACGGTAATCCATCGTAAGAGTGATTTCGCAACCACCACCAAGAGCGAAGCCATTGATCAAACAAACTTTTGGATAAGGAAGATCTTCATAGCCGTTGAAAATTTTATTGATGCTCGCGATCCACGTTTTCATTTCATCTTCGGTCTTTTTAAAGTGACCCAGGAATTCAGTAACGTCTGCACCGAATACGAATCCACTGGCCTTACCAGAAGTGAAGAGAAGACCACGTGCTTTTTGTTTTTTAATTACTTCAAGCATCTCACCAAGTTCTTTTAGTGCGAGAGCATTGAACACGTTTGTCGATTGATCTTTCAGATCAAAAACAACTTTTAAAATATCATTTGGGAGAGTTTCAAGGCGGAATGCCTGACCGTTAAATAACATAGATACTCCTTCATCAGAAATAGAAACATTGTACTCTGACGAAGGAGAAATACCTAAAAGAGAATACTAGAGTAGTTTAGACAAATCCTTCTTGATATCTTCGGGTTTATCGTTCGGTGCATAACGCTTAACCACCTGACCCTCGCGATTGATCAGAAACTTTGTGAAGTTCCACTTGATCATTCCGGTACCTAGAAGGCCCCGCTTTTGCTTCTTCAAAAATTGGTAGAGAGGAGAGGCCTTGGGGCCATTCACATCAATTTTGGCAAATAATGGAAATTTAACATCGTAAGTTAGGCTGCAAAAGTTTTTAATTTCTTCGGCATCACCGGGTTCCTGGGCACCAAACTGGTTACAAGGAAAACCCAGTACCACCACGTTATCTTTCAGGTCTTCAAAAAGTTGTTCCAGGCCTTTGTACTGAGGGGTAAAGCCGCATTTACTGGCCACATTGACGATTAGAAGGAATTTGCCCTTGTATTGTGAGAGGGAAACGTCCTTTCCATCAATGTCTTTAACCGTATAATCGAAAACTGATTGTGCCACATGAACTCCTTTCTTGTTAAAGCTTAAGCCCTCGATTAGGATTTGGATAGTTTACCCACATAAGAATCTGACAAAAAAAGTTACATGAGTACCAGAAGAAACGGAAATCCTAATCGCTGTCCCACCTGTCGAATCAATCAAGAGCTTTGCGTTTGTGAGCATCTGACACCCTTCGATATTTCAAGCTATGTGTCACTAGTGGTTCACGTGCGTGAATTAAAACTGACGTCGAATACCGCACAGTTTGGCCCATTGATGCTGCCTGAGAAAGCGAAGATCGATATTCGTGGAAGAGTGTTTGAAACTTTCGATGCGACACCGATCCTGGAGCGTCCAGGCCGCCCATTGTTCTTATATCCTCACGATGATGCTTTAGAACTCAACGATGATTTCAGAGCTAAATACCCTGGCCCCTATAATCTCATTATCCCGGATGGGAACTGGCAACAGGCCCGTAAGGTCCGTCAGCGCGAAGAGGGGTTTAAAAACCTTATGGCGGTGAAACTTCCACCAGGAATCACTTCTCAATATGGTCTAAGAAAGGCCCAGCATGCTGAATGGGTTTGTACCTACGAGGCCATGGCCCACGCTTTGGGTGTGCTGGAAGGACCGCACGTGACTGAGAAGCTCATGGCCTTTTTTAGGAAGTGGGTGAAACAAACTGAAAGAGCACGTGCAGGTGAATTTAATTCTCGTGGGATAAAAGTAAGTGAATAGAAGAGGTGCCCTTTCGGGCACCTGATGCTTTTTTAAGCGGCAAGAATATCGATCTTTTGATTCTCAATATGATTCTTCAACATATCCAGGGCCTCAGCGTGAAGCTGACAAATACGACCCTCAGATAGGTTCACAACTTTCGAGATCTCAAAGAAGTTTAAGTCCTCAAAGTATTTTAAAGTTACAATCAGTCTCATGGTACGTGGAAGTTCATCCATTACCACTGCGAGTGTTTTCTTGAGCGAGTAATTCTCGAACTCAGAGTTTTCAAGATTACCTTTTGAAACCGTTTCACCCTCAACGTATTGCTTGATGGTGTCGCCACTTTCGTACTGCTCAAGACGGATCATATCTTTCGATTTAAACGGCAGCACGTTTGACATCTCCACCGAGGTAGGCGCGCGACCCAACTCTTCAGTCAGGTTGTTTTTAGCGCGTTTATACTTCTTCTGCTTGTTACGCTCAGAACGGGTCATCCAGTCCTGTTTACGAAGCTCATCAATGATTTCCCCACGGATACGGAATTCAGCGTAGGTTTTAAATTGATTTTGCTTATCTTTCTTATACTTATTCATGGCATCTATAAGTCCGATAATTCCGACCATCACTAAGTCCTCAAATTCTAAGACCTGGTGATATTGGTAGTGATAGTGCTTGGCCCAGTAACGGATGGTGGGCATGAAATTTTTTATGATTTCCTGCCGAGAAGTCTCTTGGGGATTTAGTTTTGGTTCCACAGATGCCTCCGATGAAGTGAGGTCATTCTCACATAGATCGGCGGTCAAAAAACACGGGACCGTAAGTCTAGGTACTTAGACCCCGCGGGCATCTGAAATAAAAAGTTTAATGATGGTTTTTTGCCACTTTTAGTTGGCAACTAGCTCTAACTCAGCCTCTTCTTCATAGAGGGCCTCAGGAGTTGCGAGCCATTCAACGTACTCGTCGTACTCCATGATTTCATCTCTAAAAATTACTACGCGCCAATTCGCCTGACTTTGATCAAGACATTCTACGTGTTCAGTGTCGAGAAGTTTTTCCTGGATGGAAGAAGGTAGAGAGGAGAAAGTAACTTGCCCTTCAAGCCGAAGAATCTTTTTACTTTTCATGAGGTAGTAATGTGGATTCAAGGTTCACCCTCCTGGTGAGTTGAGCGAGGAATAATTCTTTTATTCCCTTCTTAAAAAGATGGTTTCATGGAAAACAGGACTTCACAATAGTCAGTTTTATTTTTTTTATAAAAGTTTCTTACCAGAGGAGAAAATTACATATTTCCGTATTCACTACTCAACTTTGTGCCCCATGGCACTGCCCAGTTTGGCCCTCCCAGTAGCTCTGTGGCCCCGAGTATTAAAGTCACATCAATCAAGTTGTGGAATCTTCATAAAACCGACTTTGGCACAGTTCCTGCTCATACGTATTCCGAGTCTCTGAGTAACCCGCCAGGAAGGTAGGTCGCTTGAAGTTCAAGATGAACGAATACAAATATAAAGTCTCACGGAAAATGAGCGATGTGTGTCCAAGGACGCAATGTAATTGTTGGGGCCCCATCCGGTTCAAGGACGAACCACTTTTTATCAAGAGAAGGAGTCACTTATGGGCGAGGAGATGTTAGTACTAGGGATTGGTATTATCAGTCTTTCGACTGTGAGTTTCTCACTGATCTTCGCAAAGATGATGAACAAGAGGAAGTAATCCCCTAATTACTTTCTCTTCCCTTAAGACCCCAGTAAATCTGGGGTCTTTTTATTTTACAGGGTCGGTTGCAACGAATCTTAACCCGCCATATAACCGGTCCATGAAAAAACTCTCACTTTTTCTACTCACAGTCATGTCTCTTAACCTCTTTGCCAATGGGCCCGCACCGGCGCAGCTTCGTTACACCGAAGAATTCATCCTGGAACAGGTCTTGAAGCTCAAGAACTGGGAATACCGCCCGGATGTTCCTATGCCGAGTTTTCATTACGCGAGCAAGACCCCTTTGGAGGTCTTTCAGAACGCCATTGAAGAGCAGTGGGGAATGCGCCCTGATCTCATTACCAACGCTTTTGCGGTCAAACACAACATGATCTTCATCCTGGATGAGGCAGTCTATTATGAAAGCAAAGGGCGCTGTATGGACGATTCCGTGGCCCATGAGCTTACTCATTATGTGCAGTCAAAATATAGAGGCTGGGACATGAACGATGACAGTCTCGAATGGGACGCCATTGATATTCAGACCCAGTTTCGTGAAAAGTTCTGTAAATAACACAAACTGCTCTTCTTAATTGGTGTTGGAATCTCAAATCCACCAGTAAAGTCCGAAGCTTAGCATCTTTTTAAGAGGCAGTTCTCACATGAGGACGCTATTACTTCGTTCCTTGTTTTTCATCCTGGAATTAACTTTGGAATTTCAATGAGTCCAGATGCCAGGATGAGACTGGTAGATTTGAGATTCAAAATTGAAATAAACTCCAACACCATTGTAGTAGTGCAGTTTTTAACACCACCAGTGCCAGTGTGACCTCTCACTCTGGTGCCATCTTTCCCTCTCGCCACCACTTAAATACCTGATTGTTCATCACCTGATACTTGGCATGATTCCTGCTTTATAGATTTACAACAAGAGACGCTAGGATGGTGACTCTAAAGGGAATTCACGGAATGAAGAAAGGCCAAACAAGGAGAATATCAAATGGAAATGATGGTTGTTTTAGGCGGAATGATGATGGCAGCAAGTTTACTTCTTCAGCGAGCGTCGTACAGAAAAGTGAAAGTTACAGTAAAATAAGAGGGCCCCCAAGGGGCCCTCGTGATGGAGACGATAGAGTTTCTAAGCATTAATTTTCTTTCAGCAGCGCAATCATTACTCAAAATTCTTTTTTAAAAAATTCAAAAAAGATCACGTCTGGGCCGGTACTTTAGCTTATAGTCTATTTAGTTTGCGGCAAGAGGGAAGACCTTTGACCCTTAATGCATTCATCGCGCGAGTATTTGAATAAACACCCTCAGGTGCTTCCGTAATATTATGATCTAATTCTTTACGTCGTATGGTCGTTTTCTCTTCTTTTGCATAAATTTCTTCCGCTCCGTACTCCGTCACCCTTTTGATGACATGAACAAATTGAACTTTAATATTACCGGTATTTTCACCCAGGATTCGAATACCTTCCTCATTATAATTTTCATAAGTATTGATGTAGTCTCCTACCTGGACATTCTTTAGTTCAATTAACTTAAAGCCTTTCTTGTGAACACCTGCTCTTGAAAAGTATGAGGCGGGGCTGCCTTCAAAAGCAATTCTGCAATCCGCAAATGTAGTCATCGCAAAAGTTAAACTAAAAAGCGCGAGTAGTGTTTTCATATAGTTCTCCTATTGAATTAGATGGAGAAATACTAATCTCAAAATGTTGTGGGTTTTGGACGATTGTAAAAAGTATAGGCCAGAATCTAATGACTATTAGTCAGCAGATGGTTAGTCCACCGCTATGACTTTAATGTTCCTGGACTTCAAGAGCTTGGTGAAGACCCCGTCACCTTCCACCAGTTTTCCTGAGAAGCTTCCGTCATAGATCTGGCCCGAGCCACACATCGGTGAGCGGGATTTAAGGTAGGCCTCGGTGGCCCCGGTGAGTTCCGCCATCTTTAGAGCTTGATGAGCACCTAATT
Encoded here:
- the fadA gene encoding acetyl-CoA C-acyltransferase FadA — protein: MKNAVIIDAVRTPMARSKAGNFRFVRAEELSAHLMREILKRNSNVNPAEIEDIIWGCVQQTLEQCYNIGRNAQLLTDIPKTVSAQTVNRLCGSSMTAIHMAVQGIWSGQGDIFLCGGVEHMGHVPMTYGVDFNPALAKTTSKGAGSMGLTAELLGRMHGITRLQQDEFAAASHRKAHEATLKGRFKDEMVATPGHDDLGVPSMISIDEVIRPETTVETLGKLPAVFDPKNGTVTAGNSSALSDGASAVIIMSEDKAKALGLKPMARIVSMASTGCEPSIMGYGPVASSRKALERAGLKMDQMDIIELNEAFAAQSLPVIKDLGLLDVMDKKVNLNGGAIALGHPLGCSGARITGTLAHQLRSNNKKYGLATMCIGLGQGVATVIENLN
- the fadB gene encoding fatty acid oxidation complex subunit alpha FadB — encoded protein: MLFNGQAFRLETLPNDILKVVFDLKDQSTNVFNALALKELGEMLEVIKKQKARGLLFTSGKASGFVFGADVTEFLGHFKKTEDEMKTWIASINKIFNGYEDLPYPKVCLINGFALGGGCEITLTMDYRLASPKAAMGLPETKLGIIPGWGGTVRLPRLVGADHAIEWITGAKHYKAEEALKFGAIDGIIEDARLEEAGIKLIEKAIAGEMDWQARVNQKKSPLKLDKIESAMSFDGSKAFVAAMAGPNYPAPVKAVETMQKAARMNRDEALALEGETFAVCAKTKTAECLTQVFLGDQYLKKVSKSVTKNAKPTQMGAVLGAGIMGGGIAYQSASTGTPVLMKDIKHEQLDLGMNEAGKLLLKEVERKKMTPEKMAKVIAQITPTLSYADFGATQFVVEAVVENEKVKKSVLAEVEKSTSADTVLASNTSTISITKLAEGLARPDKFCGMHFFNPVHRMPLVEIIRGAKSSEETIAQAVNYAVQMGKTPIVVNDCAGFLVNRILFPYFKGFAHLIEDGVDFQRIDKVMEKFGWPMGPAYLLDVVGIDTGVHAAKIMADAFPDRMAYTSKTIMEVMYENKRFGQKNGVGFYEYEIDKKGKPVKKVNPAVYELIKTAVKKQIDITDEEIIMRMMIPMIVESSRCLEDKIVNTPVEVDMGLLLGLGFPPFRAGALKYADTIGLKKLEEESKKYQSIGHMYDFTPFMKGLAAENKTYY
- a CDS encoding glutathione peroxidase: MAQSVFDYTVKDIDGKDVSLSQYKGKFLLIVNVASKCGFTPQYKGLEQLFEDLKDNVVVLGFPCNQFGAQEPGDAEEIKNFCSLTYDVKFPLFAKIDVNGPKASPLYQFLKKQKRGLLGTGMIKWNFTKFLINREGQVVKRYAPNDKPEDIKKDLSKLL
- a CDS encoding tRNA-uridine aminocarboxypropyltransferase → MSTRRNGNPNRCPTCRINQELCVCEHLTPFDISSYVSLVVHVRELKLTSNTAQFGPLMLPEKAKIDIRGRVFETFDATPILERPGRPLFLYPHDDALELNDDFRAKYPGPYNLIIPDGNWQQARKVRQREEGFKNLMAVKLPPGITSQYGLRKAQHAEWVCTYEAMAHALGVLEGPHVTEKLMAFFRKWVKQTERARAGEFNSRGIKVSE
- a CDS encoding sigma-70 family RNA polymerase sigma factor — protein: MEPKLNPQETSRQEIIKNFMPTIRYWAKHYHYQYHQVLEFEDLVMVGIIGLIDAMNKYKKDKQNQFKTYAEFRIRGEIIDELRKQDWMTRSERNKQKKYKRAKNNLTEELGRAPTSVEMSNVLPFKSKDMIRLEQYESGDTIKQYVEGETVSKGNLENSEFENYSLKKTLAVVMDELPRTMRLIVTLKYFEDLNFFEISKVVNLSEGRICQLHAEALDMLKNHIENQKIDILAA